The following proteins are encoded in a genomic region of Odontesthes bonariensis isolate fOdoBon6 chromosome 19, fOdoBon6.hap1, whole genome shotgun sequence:
- the klc2 gene encoding kinesin light chain 2 isoform X1, protein MSTMVYPREEALERLSQDEIVLNTKAVMQGLETLRGEHTQLLNSLLDCTQPPVAQEKSGLLRKSLEAIELGLGEAQVIIALSSHLSAVESEKQKLRAQVRRLCQENQWLRDELAGTQHKLQCSEQSVAQLEEEKKHLEFMNQIKKFDDDVSPSEEKNQSAGAGGSGGGDSSKDSLDDLFPNDDDQGPATSLKAQPSGEVAAQQGGYEIPARLRTLHNLVIQYASQGRYEVAVPLCKQALEDLEKTSGHDHPDVATMLNILALVYRDQNKYKEAAHLLNDALAIREKTLGKDHPAVAATLNNLAVLYGKRGKHREAEPLCKRALEIREKVLGRYHPDVAKQLNNLALLCQNQGKYEEVEYYYLRALEIYESKLGADDPNVAKTKNNLATCYLKQGKFKDAEVLYKEILTRAHEKEFGSVNNDNKPIWMHAEEREESKGKRKDAGVYFEYGSWYKACKVDSPTVNTTLKSLGALYRRQGKLEAAETLEECASKSRKQGIDAINQSKVVELLKDGAAGGGDRRHSGANGPGGPRGEGEGDDSSEWNGDGNGSLQRSGSLGKLRDALRRSSEMLVKKLQGSGPQEPRNPGMKRASSLNYLNKSTEETAQDANSGLSDSRGLSASNVDLTRRSSLIG, encoded by the exons ATGTCCACCATGGTGTACCCACGTGAAGAAGCCCTGGAGCGACTGAGCCAGGATGAGATCGTCTTGAACACCAAGGCCGTCATGCAGGGCCTGGAGACGCTGCGCGGCGAGCACACCCAGCTCCTCAACTCGCTGCTGGACTGCACTCAGCCCCCGGTGGCGCAGGAGAAGTCCGGGCTGCTCCGCAAGAGTCTGGAAGCCATCGAGCTGGGACTGGGAGAGGCGCAG GTCATCATCGCCCTGTCGAGCCACCTGAGCGCCGTGGAGTCGGAGAAGCAGAAGCTGCGCGCTCAGGTGCGCCGGCTCTGCCAGGAGAACCAGTGGCTCCGGGACGAGCTGGCGGGGACTCAGCACAAGCTGCAGTGCAGCGAGCAGAGCGTCgctcagctggaggaggagaagaagcacCTGGAGTTCATGAACCAGATCAAGAAGTTCGACGACGACGTCTCCCCGTCGGAGGAGAAGAACCAGAGCgccggcgccggcggaagtggaGGCGGAGACTCTTCAAAGGACAGCCTGGATGACCTGTTCCCCAATGATGATGACCAGGGGCCAG cGACCTCTCTTAAAGCCCAACCCAGCGGAGAGGTGGCGGCCCAGCAGGGGGGCTACGAGATCCCGGCCCGCCTCAGGACGCTGCACAACCTGGTGATCCAGTACGCCTCCCAGGGGAGGTACGAGGTGGCCGTGCCGCTGTGCAAACAAGCCTTGGAGGACCTGGAGAAGACGTCCGGACACGACCACCCTGACGTGGCCACCATGCTGAACATCCTGGCCTTGGTGTACAG GGACCAGAACAAATACAAAGAAGCTGCTCACCTCCTGAATGACGCCCTGGCCATCAGGGAGAAGACGCTGGGGAAGGACCACCCCGCGGTGGCTGCAACCCTCAACAACCTGGCTGTTCTGTACGGCAAGAGGGGCAAACACAGGGAGGCCGAGCCCCTCTGCAAGCGAGCCCTGGAGATCAGAGAGAAG GTGCTGGGGCGGTACCATCCAGACGTGGCAAAGCAGCTGAATAACCTGGCCCTGCTCTGCCAGAACCAGGGCAAGTACGAGGAGGTGGAGTACTACTACCTGCGAGCCCTGGAGATCTACGAGTCGAAGCTGGGAGCGGACGACCCCAACGTGGCCAAGACCAAAAACAACCTG GCCACGTGCTACCTGAAGCAGGGGAAGTTCAAAGACGCCGAGGTCCTGTACAAAGAGATCCTGACCAGGGCGCACGAGAAGGAGTTCGGATCTGTCAACA ACGACAACAAACCGATCTGGATGCACGCGGAGGAAAGGGAGGAGAGTAAG GGCAAACGCAAGGACGCCGGGGTTTATTTTGAGTATGGGAGCTGGTACAAGGCCTGCAAGGTGGACAG cCCAACCGTGAACACAACCCTCAAAAGCCTGGGAGCGTTGTACCGTCGCCAAGGGAAACTGGAGGCGGCAGAAACGCTGGAGGAGTGCGCCAGCAAGTCGCGCAAACAG GGCATCGATGCCATCAACCAGAGCAaggtggtggagctgctgaaggaCGGAGCGGCTGGAGGCGGCGATAGACGGCACAGCGGAGCCAACGGCCCGGGGGGGCCGCGGGGGGAGGGCGAGGGAGACGACTCCTCTGAGTGGAACGGG GACGGTAACGGGTCCCTGCAGCGCAGCGGCTCGCTCGGGAAGCTCCGTGACGCTCTGCGAAGGAGCAGCGAGATGCTGGTGAAGAAGCTGCAGGGCAGCGGGCCTCAAGAGCCCCGCAACCCAGG AATGAAGAGAGCAAGTTCCCTGAACTATCTCAACAAGAGCACCGAGGAAACCGCACAG GATGCCAACTCCGGCCTCTCGGACTCCAGGGGATTAAGCGCCAGCAACGTGGATCTAACCAGACGCAGCTCCCTGATTGGCTAG
- the klc2 gene encoding kinesin light chain 2 isoform X2: protein MSTMVYPREEALERLSQDEIVLNTKAVMQGLETLRGEHTQLLNSLLDCTQPPVAQEKSGLLRKSLEAIELGLGEAQVIIALSSHLSAVESEKQKLRAQVRRLCQENQWLRDELAGTQHKLQCSEQSVAQLEEEKKHLEFMNQIKKFDDDVSPSEEKNQSAGAGGSGGGDSSKDSLDDLFPNDDDQGPAQPSGEVAAQQGGYEIPARLRTLHNLVIQYASQGRYEVAVPLCKQALEDLEKTSGHDHPDVATMLNILALVYRDQNKYKEAAHLLNDALAIREKTLGKDHPAVAATLNNLAVLYGKRGKHREAEPLCKRALEIREKVLGRYHPDVAKQLNNLALLCQNQGKYEEVEYYYLRALEIYESKLGADDPNVAKTKNNLATCYLKQGKFKDAEVLYKEILTRAHEKEFGSVNNDNKPIWMHAEEREESKGKRKDAGVYFEYGSWYKACKVDSPTVNTTLKSLGALYRRQGKLEAAETLEECASKSRKQGIDAINQSKVVELLKDGAAGGGDRRHSGANGPGGPRGEGEGDDSSEWNGDGNGSLQRSGSLGKLRDALRRSSEMLVKKLQGSGPQEPRNPGMKRASSLNYLNKSTEETAQDANSGLSDSRGLSASNVDLTRRSSLIG from the exons ATGTCCACCATGGTGTACCCACGTGAAGAAGCCCTGGAGCGACTGAGCCAGGATGAGATCGTCTTGAACACCAAGGCCGTCATGCAGGGCCTGGAGACGCTGCGCGGCGAGCACACCCAGCTCCTCAACTCGCTGCTGGACTGCACTCAGCCCCCGGTGGCGCAGGAGAAGTCCGGGCTGCTCCGCAAGAGTCTGGAAGCCATCGAGCTGGGACTGGGAGAGGCGCAG GTCATCATCGCCCTGTCGAGCCACCTGAGCGCCGTGGAGTCGGAGAAGCAGAAGCTGCGCGCTCAGGTGCGCCGGCTCTGCCAGGAGAACCAGTGGCTCCGGGACGAGCTGGCGGGGACTCAGCACAAGCTGCAGTGCAGCGAGCAGAGCGTCgctcagctggaggaggagaagaagcacCTGGAGTTCATGAACCAGATCAAGAAGTTCGACGACGACGTCTCCCCGTCGGAGGAGAAGAACCAGAGCgccggcgccggcggaagtggaGGCGGAGACTCTTCAAAGGACAGCCTGGATGACCTGTTCCCCAATGATGATGACCAGGGGCCAG CCCAACCCAGCGGAGAGGTGGCGGCCCAGCAGGGGGGCTACGAGATCCCGGCCCGCCTCAGGACGCTGCACAACCTGGTGATCCAGTACGCCTCCCAGGGGAGGTACGAGGTGGCCGTGCCGCTGTGCAAACAAGCCTTGGAGGACCTGGAGAAGACGTCCGGACACGACCACCCTGACGTGGCCACCATGCTGAACATCCTGGCCTTGGTGTACAG GGACCAGAACAAATACAAAGAAGCTGCTCACCTCCTGAATGACGCCCTGGCCATCAGGGAGAAGACGCTGGGGAAGGACCACCCCGCGGTGGCTGCAACCCTCAACAACCTGGCTGTTCTGTACGGCAAGAGGGGCAAACACAGGGAGGCCGAGCCCCTCTGCAAGCGAGCCCTGGAGATCAGAGAGAAG GTGCTGGGGCGGTACCATCCAGACGTGGCAAAGCAGCTGAATAACCTGGCCCTGCTCTGCCAGAACCAGGGCAAGTACGAGGAGGTGGAGTACTACTACCTGCGAGCCCTGGAGATCTACGAGTCGAAGCTGGGAGCGGACGACCCCAACGTGGCCAAGACCAAAAACAACCTG GCCACGTGCTACCTGAAGCAGGGGAAGTTCAAAGACGCCGAGGTCCTGTACAAAGAGATCCTGACCAGGGCGCACGAGAAGGAGTTCGGATCTGTCAACA ACGACAACAAACCGATCTGGATGCACGCGGAGGAAAGGGAGGAGAGTAAG GGCAAACGCAAGGACGCCGGGGTTTATTTTGAGTATGGGAGCTGGTACAAGGCCTGCAAGGTGGACAG cCCAACCGTGAACACAACCCTCAAAAGCCTGGGAGCGTTGTACCGTCGCCAAGGGAAACTGGAGGCGGCAGAAACGCTGGAGGAGTGCGCCAGCAAGTCGCGCAAACAG GGCATCGATGCCATCAACCAGAGCAaggtggtggagctgctgaaggaCGGAGCGGCTGGAGGCGGCGATAGACGGCACAGCGGAGCCAACGGCCCGGGGGGGCCGCGGGGGGAGGGCGAGGGAGACGACTCCTCTGAGTGGAACGGG GACGGTAACGGGTCCCTGCAGCGCAGCGGCTCGCTCGGGAAGCTCCGTGACGCTCTGCGAAGGAGCAGCGAGATGCTGGTGAAGAAGCTGCAGGGCAGCGGGCCTCAAGAGCCCCGCAACCCAGG AATGAAGAGAGCAAGTTCCCTGAACTATCTCAACAAGAGCACCGAGGAAACCGCACAG GATGCCAACTCCGGCCTCTCGGACTCCAGGGGATTAAGCGCCAGCAACGTGGATCTAACCAGACGCAGCTCCCTGATTGGCTAG